A stretch of Castanea sativa cultivar Marrone di Chiusa Pesio chromosome 2, ASM4071231v1 DNA encodes these proteins:
- the LOC142624533 gene encoding major allergen Pru ar 1-like, which produces MGVFTYETETTSAIPSAKLFKAFVLDGDNLIPKVAPHAIKSAEIIEGNGGPGTIKKITFGEGSQFKYVKHRIDEVDHANFTYCYSVIEGDALSEVLEKISYEIKIVASPDGGSILKSTSKYHTKGEHEIKEDQVKAGKEKAAGLFKAIEAYLVAHPDAYN; this is translated from the exons ATGGGTGTTTTCACATACGAGACTGAGACTACCTCTGCTATCCCATCAGCTAAGCTATTCAAGGCTTTTGTCCTTGATGGTGACAATCTCATCCCAAAGGTTGCACCTCATGCCATTAAGAGTGCTGAAATCATTGAAGGAAATGGAGGCCCCGGTACCATCAAGAAGATAACCTTTGGCGAAG GCAGTCAATTCAAGTATGTGAAGCATAGAATTGATGAGGTTGACCACGCAAACTTCACATATTGTTACAGTGTGATTGAGGGTGATGCTTTGAGTGAAGTACTCGAGAAAATCTCATACGAGATCAAGATTGTGGCAAGCCCTGATGGAGGATCCATCTTGAAGAGCACCAGCAAGTACCACACAAAGGGAGAGCATGAGATCAAGGAAGACCAAGTTAAGGCTGGAAAAGAAAAGGCCGCTGGACTTTTCAAGGCTATTGAGGCCTACCTCGTGGCACACCCTGATGCCTACAACTAA